A single genomic interval of Stenotrophomonas bentonitica harbors:
- a CDS encoding VOC family protein, which yields MSDAPQMIFVNLPVKDLEKSKSFFAALGFTPNLTYTDEKAASFNISDTIMLMLLKEDFFATFINRPIGDAHKQAQVILALSSPSRAAVDATVEKAKAVGGTEPTEARDYGFMYQRSFADPDGHLWEVAHMDGEPG from the coding sequence ATGAGCGATGCACCGCAGATGATCTTTGTGAACCTCCCGGTCAAGGACCTGGAGAAGAGCAAGAGCTTTTTCGCCGCCCTTGGCTTCACCCCCAACCTGACCTACACCGATGAAAAGGCGGCGTCCTTCAACATCAGCGACACCATCATGCTGATGCTGCTGAAGGAGGACTTCTTCGCCACCTTCATCAACCGCCCCATCGGCGATGCGCACAAGCAGGCGCAGGTGATCCTGGCGCTGTCTTCGCCCAGCCGCGCCGCCGTGGACGCCACCGTGGAGAAGGCCAAGGCCGTGGGCGGCACCGAGCCGACCGAGGCGCGCGACTACGGCTTCATGTACCAGCGCAGCTTCGCCGATCCGGACGGCCACCTCTGGGAAGTGGCGCACATGGACGGCGAACCCGGCTGA
- a CDS encoding EAL domain-containing protein produces MKRVSTIAAIALAAVLGAILPMAALLYVSWSRAQVAEADRLQHTAERTLQRAHRAYEGGLLALRKLNQLALPACSPEHVRLMRSLALATTSAEQVGYFSEGRLRCTSWGEADELVPEPTPDHITADGAAITLGVRPSAGDGAGTLLSVQLGQHDILMDPERFVDVIAEANVRLAVATPDGRLIAQQPMADPELLQRLLREPHSGHTPRTLFATAQDQEWLAVAIAPRTGLVAAFRQQFWQLLPLGAVGAMLAIAGGIWLSRRRLSLRSELAAAVRRREFRMHYQPIIELDTGICVGAEALVRWIRSDGTQVRPDLFIPVAEETGLIEALTDHVMDLVLSDMRELLIHDRSAHIAINLSAGDVSSGRALKVLTGKLIGTSIHPQQIWLEATERGILDIQAARTSLAAARRAGHCVAIDDFGVGYSSLQYLQQLPLDALKIDKSFIDSIGTHSATSPVTSHIIDMARTLGLFTVAEGIETSAQLAYLQSRQVEFGQGWLFSRPLPAAEFIAFHEQRRSQYGEAPENMQNPNSISE; encoded by the coding sequence TTGAAGCGCGTCAGCACCATCGCCGCCATTGCGCTAGCCGCGGTGCTCGGGGCCATCCTGCCGATGGCCGCGCTGCTCTACGTGAGCTGGAGCCGCGCCCAGGTGGCCGAAGCGGACCGCCTGCAGCACACCGCCGAGCGCACCCTGCAGCGTGCCCACCGCGCCTATGAAGGCGGCCTGCTGGCCCTGCGCAAGCTCAACCAGTTGGCCCTTCCGGCCTGCTCGCCCGAGCATGTGCGGCTGATGCGCAGCCTGGCCCTGGCCACCACCTCGGCCGAACAGGTGGGCTACTTCTCCGAAGGCCGGCTGCGCTGCACCTCCTGGGGCGAGGCCGACGAACTGGTTCCCGAACCCACCCCGGACCACATCACCGCCGACGGCGCCGCCATCACCCTCGGTGTGCGCCCCTCGGCCGGCGACGGCGCGGGCACCCTGCTCTCGGTGCAGCTCGGTCAGCACGACATCCTGATGGACCCGGAACGCTTCGTGGATGTCATCGCCGAAGCCAACGTGCGGCTGGCCGTGGCCACCCCCGACGGCCGCCTGATCGCCCAGCAGCCCATGGCCGACCCCGAGCTGCTGCAGCGCCTGCTGCGCGAGCCGCACAGCGGGCACACCCCGCGCACCCTGTTCGCCACCGCGCAGGACCAGGAATGGCTGGCCGTCGCCATCGCACCGCGCACCGGGCTGGTGGCCGCCTTCCGGCAACAGTTCTGGCAACTGCTGCCGCTGGGCGCGGTGGGTGCGATGCTGGCCATTGCCGGCGGCATCTGGCTCTCGCGCCGGCGCCTGTCGCTGCGCAGCGAACTGGCCGCCGCCGTGCGCCGCCGCGAGTTCCGCATGCATTACCAGCCCATCATCGAACTGGACACCGGCATCTGCGTCGGCGCCGAAGCGCTGGTGCGCTGGATACGCAGCGACGGCACCCAGGTACGCCCGGACCTGTTCATTCCGGTCGCCGAAGAAACCGGCCTGATCGAAGCACTCACCGACCATGTCATGGACCTGGTGCTCAGCGACATGCGCGAGCTGCTCATCCACGACCGCAGCGCGCATATCGCCATCAATCTCTCCGCCGGCGATGTCAGCAGCGGGCGCGCGTTGAAGGTGCTGACCGGCAAGCTGATCGGCACCAGCATCCACCCGCAGCAGATCTGGCTGGAAGCCACCGAGCGCGGCATCCTCGACATCCAGGCGGCGCGCACCTCGCTGGCGGCCGCGCGCCGGGCCGGTCACTGCGTGGCCATCGACGACTTCGGGGTGGGCTATTCCAGCCTGCAGTACCTGCAGCAGCTGCCGCTGGATGCGTTGAAGATCGACAAGTCGTTCATCGACTCGATCGGCACCCACAGCGCTACCAGCCCTGTCACCTCGCACATCATCGACATGGCCCGCACGCTCGGGCTGTTCACCGTGGCCGAGGGCATCGAGACCTCCGCCCAGCTGGCCTACCTGCAGTCGCGCCAGGTCGAATTCGGCCAGGGCTGGCTGTTCTCGCGCCCGTTGCCGGCGGCGGAGTTCATCGCGTTCCACGAGCAGCGCCGCAGCCAGTACGGCGAAGCGCCGGAGAACATGCAGAACCCCAACAGCATCAGCGAGTAG
- a CDS encoding metal-sensing transcriptional repressor — translation MAHVQSQRKALLARVRRMAGQVSALETSLQSEEADCTDVLMQASAVRGAAHALLMALLDDHLQAHVVSPEDPAERAAEAQVLVKLLRAYGR, via the coding sequence ATGGCGCATGTTCAATCACAACGTAAGGCTCTGCTGGCACGCGTGCGGCGGATGGCGGGGCAGGTGTCTGCCCTTGAGACGTCGCTGCAGTCAGAGGAGGCCGATTGCACGGACGTGCTGATGCAGGCCTCGGCGGTGCGCGGTGCGGCGCATGCGCTGCTGATGGCGCTGCTGGATGACCACCTGCAGGCGCACGTGGTGTCGCCGGAGGATCCCGCAGAGCGGGCGGCGGAAGCACAGGTATTGGTGAAGTTGCTGCGGGCCTACGGGCGGTGA
- a CDS encoding lytic transglycosylase domain-containing protein, with the protein MKPLLPIVLTLLPLLLPGTAAARTVYRCVQNNTVSLATAPEPGSKCKAQQVDDNAVQAPNLWGNMGVFSGTLYEREQDGQLVYSTRNLPGSRVFLKFTVATPPGEPAHEGLGKVGKPQLNRHAKQFKAAARATGVDDAWLRAIAHAESNFDAGAVSPKGAQGVMQLMPDTATELGVSDPLSAEQSINGGARYLKALLARYKGDRTLAAAAYNAGIGAVTRYKGVPPYAETLAYVEKVGTLYARYREAMGIKPETPAR; encoded by the coding sequence ATGAAGCCCTTGCTGCCCATCGTGCTGACCCTGTTGCCGCTGCTGTTGCCCGGCACGGCAGCGGCGCGCACGGTGTACCGCTGCGTGCAGAACAACACGGTGAGCCTGGCAACCGCGCCGGAGCCCGGCTCGAAGTGCAAGGCGCAACAGGTGGATGACAACGCGGTGCAGGCCCCCAACCTGTGGGGCAACATGGGGGTGTTCAGCGGCACCCTGTACGAGCGGGAGCAGGACGGGCAGCTGGTGTATTCCACCCGCAACCTGCCCGGTTCGCGGGTGTTCCTGAAGTTCACCGTGGCCACGCCACCGGGCGAGCCGGCGCATGAAGGGCTGGGCAAGGTGGGCAAGCCGCAGCTCAACCGGCATGCGAAACAGTTCAAGGCGGCGGCGCGCGCGACCGGCGTGGACGATGCCTGGCTGCGCGCGATCGCGCATGCGGAAAGCAATTTCGATGCGGGTGCGGTGTCGCCGAAGGGTGCGCAGGGGGTGATGCAGCTGATGCCCGATACCGCCACCGAACTGGGCGTTTCAGATCCGCTCTCGGCCGAGCAGTCGATCAATGGCGGCGCGCGCTACCTGAAGGCGCTGCTGGCCCGCTACAAAGGCGACCGCACCCTGGCGGCTGCGGCCTACAACGCGGGCATCGGCGCGGTGACCCGCTACAAGGGCGTGCCGCCATATGCCGAAACGCTGGCCTACGTGGAGAAGGTGGGCACGCTGTACGCACGCTATCGCGAGGCGATGGGCATCAAGCCGGAAACACCGGCGCGCTGA
- a CDS encoding YciI family protein, translating to MKVMVIVKATEATEAGQLPTEAQFKAMGDFNEELINAGIMLAGDGLRPSSHGRRVAYTGAAPQVIDGPFAETRELVAGFWLWQVRSVDEATEWLKRAPFLPGDVVEIRPFYTEEDFGEAFTPELRAQEQRLREQIGQAD from the coding sequence ATGAAAGTCATGGTGATCGTGAAGGCAACCGAGGCCACCGAGGCCGGGCAGCTGCCGACCGAAGCGCAGTTCAAGGCGATGGGCGACTTCAATGAAGAGCTCATCAACGCCGGGATCATGCTGGCCGGCGACGGCCTGCGCCCCAGCTCGCATGGCCGCCGGGTGGCCTACACCGGCGCCGCCCCGCAGGTGATCGACGGCCCGTTCGCCGAAACCCGCGAGCTGGTGGCCGGGTTCTGGCTGTGGCAGGTGCGTTCGGTGGACGAAGCCACCGAGTGGCTCAAGCGCGCCCCGTTCCTGCCCGGCGACGTGGTCGAGATCCGTCCGTTCTACACCGAGGAAGATTTCGGTGAAGCCTTCACCCCGGAATTACGTGCACAGGAACAGCGTTTGCGCGAGCAGATCGGCCAGGCCGACTGA
- a CDS encoding gluconolaconase — MTRARWTMAVLVAVVVAAALAWTFLRTPAEPAPPPGPPATVLGWAPEISLLAGDGVGGMRDGAGAQARFADPYGLALDSQGVLYVADGGDNNRIRRVYPDGRVDTLAGQGEGWRDGPALHAQFNTPSSIALDTAGNVVVADTGNHVIRRIGTDGNVTTIAGDGTAGYVDGPAAQARFDGPMGVAVDTAGRVYVADTWNDRIRVIEPDGQVRTLAGGDAPGNVDGAGIGARLDTPVALALDGHGNLLVADMLNNAVRRLAPDGTVDTLLADGGLLNGPMALTVTHDNVVYISDFDGKVVQLTAQGHVLALGGVAPQPRFSRPAGLALDSNGGLYLSDAASYRVHRVRALAAGATPAPTLIGPAADAPLPDTGGRWPLAPQLGWHEVVGTLGEVRGNFSGESRHHLHDGFDIRGDVGQTVLAIADGKVSGPFSSWAVGGQGEGFSLDRLRYIHMKVGRDARDRPLDTRWPQLRDLDGKLERIRVRRGTRFKAGEPLGSINRMAHVHLSVGASGFQRNAVALGFVDYADSFAPRITEVALLDDRDQPIKAGPGGRVEIPRQSPGVQIVVEAWDQVDNNLPRRRLGAYQVGYQILDAAGTPLVGYEQPRFNIVFNRMPRENSATVVAYAPDSGITVHGSAVTRFRYLVTNTVRDGLVETGRWQPDALPAGDYTIRASARDYSGNEAVGVRELKVTLLP; from the coding sequence ATGACGCGTGCACGATGGACGATGGCGGTGCTGGTCGCCGTAGTGGTGGCGGCTGCGCTGGCCTGGACCTTCCTGCGCACGCCGGCCGAACCGGCGCCGCCGCCCGGCCCTCCGGCAACCGTATTGGGCTGGGCGCCTGAGATTTCGCTGCTGGCCGGTGACGGTGTCGGCGGCATGCGCGACGGCGCGGGCGCGCAGGCGCGTTTCGCCGATCCCTACGGCCTGGCGCTAGACTCGCAGGGCGTGCTGTACGTAGCCGACGGCGGCGACAACAACCGCATCCGCCGCGTGTATCCGGACGGCCGGGTCGACACGCTGGCCGGGCAGGGCGAGGGCTGGCGTGACGGTCCGGCGCTGCACGCGCAGTTCAACACCCCTTCGTCGATCGCGCTGGACACGGCCGGCAACGTGGTCGTGGCCGACACCGGCAACCACGTGATCCGCCGGATCGGCACCGATGGCAACGTCACCACGATCGCGGGCGATGGCACGGCGGGATACGTGGATGGCCCGGCCGCGCAGGCGCGCTTCGATGGCCCGATGGGCGTGGCGGTGGACACCGCAGGCCGCGTGTATGTGGCCGATACCTGGAACGACCGGATCCGCGTGATCGAACCCGATGGCCAGGTGCGCACGCTGGCCGGTGGCGATGCACCGGGCAACGTGGACGGCGCCGGGATCGGCGCACGCCTGGATACCCCGGTGGCGCTGGCGCTGGATGGCCACGGCAACCTGCTGGTCGCCGACATGCTCAACAACGCCGTACGCCGGCTGGCACCGGACGGCACGGTGGACACGCTGCTGGCCGACGGCGGCCTGCTCAATGGACCGATGGCGCTGACGGTGACCCACGACAACGTGGTTTACATCAGCGACTTCGACGGCAAGGTGGTGCAGCTCACGGCGCAGGGCCACGTGCTGGCGCTGGGCGGCGTGGCGCCGCAGCCTCGCTTCTCGCGGCCGGCCGGGCTGGCGCTGGATTCAAACGGTGGGCTGTACCTGTCCGATGCGGCGTCGTACCGCGTGCACCGGGTGCGCGCGCTGGCCGCAGGGGCGACCCCGGCACCGACGCTGATCGGGCCGGCTGCCGATGCGCCACTGCCCGACACCGGCGGACGCTGGCCTCTCGCGCCGCAGCTGGGCTGGCATGAAGTGGTGGGCACGCTGGGCGAGGTGCGCGGCAACTTCAGCGGCGAGAGCCGGCACCACCTGCACGATGGCTTCGACATCCGCGGCGACGTGGGCCAGACCGTGTTGGCCATTGCCGACGGCAAGGTCAGCGGCCCGTTTTCGAGCTGGGCGGTCGGCGGGCAGGGCGAAGGGTTCTCGCTGGACCGGCTGCGCTACATCCACATGAAGGTGGGCCGCGATGCGCGCGACCGTCCGCTCGATACGCGCTGGCCGCAGCTGCGCGACCTGGATGGAAAGCTGGAGCGGATACGGGTGCGCCGTGGCACGCGGTTCAAGGCGGGCGAGCCGCTGGGCAGCATCAACCGCATGGCGCATGTGCACCTGAGCGTGGGCGCCAGTGGCTTCCAGCGCAACGCGGTGGCGCTGGGCTTCGTGGACTACGCCGACAGCTTCGCGCCGCGCATTACCGAGGTGGCGTTGCTGGACGATAGGGACCAGCCGATCAAGGCAGGCCCCGGCGGGCGCGTGGAGATTCCGCGCCAGAGCCCGGGCGTGCAGATCGTGGTGGAGGCGTGGGACCAGGTGGACAACAACCTGCCGCGTCGCCGGTTGGGGGCGTACCAGGTGGGCTATCAGATCCTGGATGCCGCCGGTACTCCGCTGGTGGGCTACGAGCAGCCGCGCTTCAACATCGTGTTCAATCGCATGCCGCGCGAGAACAGCGCCACGGTGGTGGCGTATGCGCCAGACAGCGGCATCACGGTGCATGGCAGTGCGGTGACGCGGTTCCGGTACCTGGTCACCAACACCGTGCGCGACGGGCTGGTGGAAACCGGGCGGTGGCAGCCGGATGCGTTGCCGGCGGGCGATTACACCATTCGTGCGAGTGCGCGCGATTACAGCGGGAATGAGGCGGTGGGCGTGCGCGAGTTGAAGGTCACGTTGTTGCCGTGA
- a CDS encoding MerC family mercury resistance protein, whose translation MKPSSALLDAGAIALSSLCLLHCLALPLLAAALPLMGVWAEAEWVHIVFVAIAAPTTGFALWRAHLQHPLPALALLSAASGLLLLLAGAAGWPSHEAETPMTVAGSLLLASTHIWNAWRRHRH comes from the coding sequence ATGAAGCCAAGTTCCGCCCTGCTCGACGCAGGCGCCATTGCCCTTTCCAGCCTGTGCCTCCTGCACTGCCTGGCCCTGCCGTTGCTGGCCGCCGCGTTGCCATTGATGGGCGTCTGGGCCGAAGCCGAATGGGTGCACATCGTGTTCGTCGCCATCGCTGCGCCGACCACCGGTTTCGCGCTGTGGCGCGCCCACCTTCAGCATCCGTTGCCGGCCCTGGCCCTGCTCAGCGCCGCCTCGGGCCTGCTGCTGCTCCTGGCCGGCGCCGCCGGCTGGCCGAGCCACGAGGCCGAAACCCCGATGACCGTGGCCGGCAGCCTGCTGCTGGCGAGCACCCACATCTGGAATGCCTGGCGCCGGCATAGGCATTGA
- a CDS encoding ABC-F family ATP-binding cassette domain-containing protein, whose product MTAFALTLDRVTLTLPDGRVLFSDLSASFDTTPTGLVGRNGVGKSVLGRLLAGQLAPSSGHIQRQGKVHLLAQHSGLQPGRIADLAGVAPVLDALDRIEAGSVDPHDFALVGERWTLREQLQAQWQRLGLPTLDPAAPASRLSGGQAMQVALAGALLSDADALVLDEPSNHLDSAHRARLIDALTQWRGGLIVISHDRALLRQMQRIVELSPSGLRSYGGNYDHYAAQRQDEQAAAEAQLAVRKRERRQEQNALREQRERQEHRQSRAQRDARTANQAPILLGGMKNRAENSAGRLQAQHAERRAAADGRVRDAAAGVDAATQIAMLGPALAAPGPQQVASLEGVILPWVEPRWQHIDLHLQRGNRVGVRGRNGSGKSTLLRVLAGELEPVAGEVKRAAGTALLDQTLSSLPAQDSALQLLQRANPQASEATLRTQLALLGLDAERSLRPLATLSGGERMKAALGAVLYAEEPPQLLLLDEPGNHLDLASLAALEEMLNQYRGSVVIVSHDQALLDAVQLTHQLDAVDEGWELNLL is encoded by the coding sequence ATGACCGCATTCGCCCTCACGCTCGACCGCGTGACACTCACCCTGCCCGACGGCCGGGTGCTCTTCTCCGATCTTTCCGCTTCGTTCGACACCACCCCCACCGGCCTGGTCGGTCGCAACGGCGTGGGCAAGAGCGTGCTCGGCCGCCTGCTGGCCGGCCAGCTTGCGCCCAGCAGCGGCCACATCCAACGCCAGGGCAAGGTGCACCTGCTCGCCCAGCACAGCGGCTTGCAACCCGGCCGCATCGCCGACCTCGCCGGCGTTGCGCCGGTGCTGGACGCACTGGACCGCATTGAAGCCGGCAGCGTGGACCCACACGACTTCGCCCTGGTCGGCGAGCGGTGGACCCTGCGCGAACAGCTGCAGGCGCAGTGGCAGCGGCTTGGCCTGCCCACGCTGGACCCGGCCGCGCCGGCGTCCCGGCTCAGCGGGGGCCAGGCCATGCAGGTGGCATTGGCCGGCGCCCTGTTGTCCGACGCCGACGCGCTGGTACTGGACGAGCCCAGCAACCACCTCGACAGCGCGCATCGCGCCCGCTTGATCGACGCCTTAACGCAATGGCGTGGCGGCCTGATCGTGATCAGCCACGACCGCGCCCTGCTGCGGCAGATGCAGCGCATTGTCGAGCTCAGCCCCAGCGGGCTGCGCAGCTATGGTGGCAACTACGATCATTACGCCGCACAGCGCCAGGACGAACAGGCCGCTGCCGAGGCGCAGCTGGCGGTGCGCAAGCGCGAGCGGCGGCAGGAGCAGAACGCACTGCGCGAACAGCGCGAGCGCCAGGAGCACCGCCAGTCGCGCGCGCAGCGCGACGCACGCACCGCCAACCAGGCGCCGATCCTGCTGGGCGGCATGAAGAACCGCGCCGAGAACAGTGCGGGGCGCCTGCAGGCACAGCACGCCGAACGGCGTGCAGCTGCCGACGGACGCGTGCGCGACGCAGCTGCGGGTGTCGACGCGGCTACGCAGATCGCAATGCTTGGCCCTGCGTTGGCCGCGCCGGGCCCGCAACAGGTGGCGTCGCTTGAAGGCGTGATCCTGCCGTGGGTGGAACCACGCTGGCAGCACATCGACCTGCACCTGCAACGCGGCAACCGGGTCGGCGTGCGCGGGCGCAACGGCAGCGGCAAATCGACTCTGTTGCGGGTACTGGCGGGTGAGCTGGAACCGGTGGCGGGCGAGGTGAAGCGCGCGGCAGGCACCGCCCTGCTCGACCAGACCCTGTCATCGCTGCCCGCACAGGACTCGGCGCTGCAACTGCTGCAGCGCGCGAATCCGCAGGCCAGTGAGGCCACGCTGCGCACCCAGCTGGCCCTGCTCGGGCTGGACGCCGAACGCAGCCTGCGCCCGCTCGCTACGCTCAGCGGCGGCGAGCGCATGAAGGCCGCGCTTGGTGCAGTCCTGTACGCGGAAGAACCACCGCAATTGCTGCTGCTGGACGAGCCCGGCAACCACCTGGACCTGGCCTCGCTCGCTGCGCTGGAGGAAATGCTCAACCAGTACCGGGGCAGCGTGGTCATCGTCTCCCACGACCAGGCGCTGCTGGATGCGGTGCAGTTGACTCATCAGCTGGACGCCGTGGACGAAGGGTGGGAGCTGAACCTCCTGTAG
- a CDS encoding YciI family protein — MQYLLLIYIDEALIKDLPAEEYDRIMRGCIQHADKLEAEGTLVLSQRLEPVSAARTLRTRDAQARITDGPFAETRELLAGFNLINAPNHEEAMRIAQQFPWSRYGSIEVRPVEDMDVERERVGA; from the coding sequence ATGCAGTACCTGCTGCTGATCTACATCGACGAGGCCCTGATCAAGGACCTGCCAGCCGAGGAATACGACCGCATCATGCGCGGCTGCATCCAGCACGCGGACAAGCTGGAAGCAGAAGGCACCCTGGTGCTGTCGCAACGGCTGGAACCGGTGAGCGCGGCGCGTACGCTGCGTACGCGCGACGCACAGGCGCGCATCACCGACGGCCCCTTCGCAGAAACCCGCGAACTGCTGGCCGGCTTCAACCTGATCAACGCACCCAACCATGAAGAAGCGATGCGCATCGCGCAGCAGTTCCCATGGTCGCGCTACGGCAGCATTGAAGTACGCCCGGTGGAGGACATGGATGTGGAACGCGAGCGCGTAGGCGCGTGA
- a CDS encoding tetratricopeptide repeat protein — protein MTCRTGIALALVLSLCAAPLAATAAASVDATAPVPEGDRAFYMEVGEAIQQAERGDTLGASIVFERLLADPRLATLAVEGRSHVWASAAMVAAEQKDFALATQRLQQALAINPHNAYARLRLAWFQLHGQQTVAAADSVILGAADSEDSPDITTEMVWQLDTGLKDQPEKRLALLQALFDSNWKNDGVEPVELWVILATLQVEAGHGDKVPATLERIDAPMALVRLRSDKRFDPYLKRDDARYEPVAAARRQIDRLRVETMLRPGINETAVELATALMIAGDLGDVVGMTDQIAAAANAATQAPEEQAFAIGWMLDTRSRALRRLGENDRAVANQLIAVRMAEGSDTVSQKLNLAALYMSLHRPMMAREVLRDTDDANLSAYGISSHALVSLMTARQLKDDTAAQRAWTVLEANRTEAPGQYRDALLTDNRMDEAAQIVIAQLADPLERVQILLDLQDMREGPVLEGERDYHERWEQMKKRADVQAAVEKVGRIATYPLFSY, from the coding sequence ATGACCTGCCGCACCGGCATTGCCCTCGCCCTCGTGCTGTCGCTGTGCGCTGCCCCGCTGGCGGCCACTGCTGCAGCGAGCGTGGATGCCACCGCCCCGGTGCCCGAGGGTGACCGCGCCTTTTACATGGAGGTCGGCGAAGCCATCCAGCAGGCCGAGCGCGGCGACACCCTGGGCGCGTCCATCGTGTTCGAGCGCCTGCTCGCCGACCCGCGCCTGGCCACGCTGGCAGTGGAAGGCCGCAGCCACGTGTGGGCCTCGGCAGCGATGGTGGCGGCTGAGCAGAAGGACTTCGCCCTGGCCACGCAGCGCCTGCAGCAGGCGCTGGCGATCAATCCGCACAATGCATACGCGCGCCTGCGCCTGGCCTGGTTCCAGCTGCATGGCCAGCAGACCGTGGCCGCCGCCGACAGCGTCATCCTCGGTGCGGCCGACAGCGAAGACTCACCGGACATCACCACCGAGATGGTCTGGCAGCTGGACACCGGGCTGAAGGACCAGCCCGAGAAGCGCTTGGCACTGCTGCAGGCCCTGTTCGACAGCAACTGGAAGAACGACGGCGTCGAGCCGGTGGAACTGTGGGTCATCCTCGCCACGCTGCAGGTCGAGGCCGGCCACGGCGACAAAGTGCCAGCCACGCTGGAGCGCATCGACGCCCCCATGGCGCTGGTGCGCCTGCGCAGCGACAAGCGCTTCGACCCCTACCTGAAGCGCGACGACGCCCGCTACGAGCCGGTCGCCGCCGCGCGGCGGCAGATCGACCGGTTGCGCGTGGAGACCATGCTGCGGCCCGGCATCAACGAAACCGCCGTGGAGCTTGCCACCGCGCTGATGATTGCCGGCGACCTGGGCGACGTGGTGGGCATGACCGATCAGATTGCCGCCGCCGCAAACGCGGCCACCCAGGCGCCGGAGGAGCAGGCGTTCGCCATAGGCTGGATGCTGGACACCCGCAGCCGCGCCCTGCGCCGCCTGGGCGAGAATGACCGCGCCGTGGCCAACCAGCTGATCGCGGTGCGCATGGCGGAAGGCAGCGACACGGTCAGCCAGAAACTCAACCTGGCCGCGTTGTACATGTCGCTGCATCGGCCGATGATGGCACGCGAGGTCCTGCGCGACACGGACGACGCCAACCTCAGCGCGTACGGCATCAGCAGCCACGCGCTGGTCTCGCTGATGACCGCGCGGCAGTTGAAGGACGATACCGCTGCACAGCGCGCGTGGACCGTGCTGGAGGCCAACCGCACCGAAGCGCCCGGCCAGTACCGCGACGCCCTGCTCACCGACAACCGCATGGACGAAGCCGCGCAAATCGTGATCGCGCAGCTGGCCGACCCGCTGGAGCGCGTCCAGATCCTGCTTGATCTGCAGGACATGCGCGAGGGCCCGGTGCTGGAAGGCGAACGCGATTACCACGAGCGTTGGGAGCAGATGAAGAAGCGTGCCGACGTGCAGGCGGCGGTGGAAAAGGTCGGGCGCATCGCCACCTATCCGCTGTTTTCTTACTGA
- a CDS encoding VOC family protein, which yields MKLIPFLGFNGKTHEAMAFYAQALGGKVTSEMKYSDMPPSDNMEGCGDNQGPSDPDLIAHSQLEVGDAILMAADGPGSGDNGSTTINVDVETEDEAERVFKALAEGGKITFPIGETFWAKRWGMLEDKYGKPWMVNCMKPY from the coding sequence ATGAAACTGATTCCGTTCCTCGGCTTCAACGGCAAGACCCACGAAGCGATGGCGTTCTACGCCCAGGCCCTGGGTGGCAAGGTCACCTCGGAAATGAAGTACAGCGACATGCCGCCCAGCGACAACATGGAAGGCTGCGGCGACAACCAGGGTCCGAGCGATCCGGACCTGATCGCGCACAGCCAGCTGGAGGTGGGCGACGCGATCCTGATGGCCGCGGACGGCCCGGGGTCGGGCGACAACGGCAGCACCACCATCAACGTGGACGTGGAGACCGAAGACGAAGCCGAGCGCGTGTTCAAGGCGCTGGCCGAAGGCGGCAAGATCACCTTCCCGATCGGCGAGACCTTCTGGGCCAAACGCTGGGGCATGCTCGAAGACAAGTACGGCAAGCCGTGGATGGTCAACTGCATGAAGCCCTACTGA